The stretch of DNA CTACCAGCATGATGGCGCCGGTGCGGCGACCTGGGCGACAGGCGCCGACAAAAACGTCGCGGACCGTTTGATCACAGCGAGCGACGCGACATTCGGACAGTGGCCGCATCACTTCGTCGACCAACGCCAGTTTCCGGCCCAGACTTCCGCCGGGATGATAACGGGCAAAATCTTCCGGGCGAAAACCTCGCTGCCAACTGCACGTTAGCGCGAGCGCATCGCCGATCGCCAACATGGCCGCGGTGCTGGTACTGGGCGCCAGGCGATTGGTGCCGGCTTCGACGATCGGGCCGAGCGGCAGCACGACCTGCGCGGCGCGAGCTAGCGTGTTTCTTTCGTTAGCAGTGACCGCCACGATTCGGGCGCCGAGCGACTTCAGCGAGGGAAGCAGCCGCACGACTTCTTCGGTCTCGCCGCTTTGCGAAAAAATGAGGGCGACGTCGTGTTGATCGACGCGTCCCAGGTCGCCGTGGATCGCTTCGGCCGGGTGCAGAAAGTGACTCGGCGTGCCGGTCGACGCGAACGTCGCGGCAATCTTCTGGCCGATCAGGCCCGCTTTGCCCATACCAGTGACGATCACGTCGCCGGG from Blastopirellula retiformator encodes:
- a CDS encoding KpsF/GutQ family sugar-phosphate isomerase, which codes for MDGAALRLTAETPQEEILRFGRTIIQQEATALTSIAERLDARFCEALGLVMQCPGDVIVTGMGKAGLIGQKIAATFASTGTPSHFLHPAEAIHGDLGRVDQHDVALIFSQSGETEEVVRLLPSLKSLGARIVAVTANERNTLARAAQVVLPLGPIVEAGTNRLAPSTSTAAMLAIGDALALTCSWQRGFRPEDFARYHPGGSLGRKLALVDEVMRPLSECRVARCDQTVRDVFVGACRPGRRTGAIMLVDADGKLEGLFTDSDLARIFETGQTELLDHPISSVMTHSPKTVVSGVRVQAALVEIAKLKISELPVINADGQPIGMMDITDLVEAPSSDCSEETLRRKPGAPWTVPFPNQNGGTA